agccaactgagccacccaggtgccccaagataaagtatttttaaaaacccaaatatagaaaaaaatatacatgaacaCAGGCAATGATAAAATCCTTtccaaaatattacaaagaactGAGAAAACAAAGTTGACACCACATTCTAATTGATAAGTCATTAAAAGTGAGGAATACATTCTCAACACatgggaaaatacaaagaaaattatatcCTAGCCATTCAAGAGATATTCATTTTTACAAACTTTACACAACTATTAAGTtagtaaaaattaagttaaatccAACATTGGTGGAGGAAAACGTAGAGGTCACTGTTAACTGGCTCCATCATTCCAAAGAACAATCTTGATACCACGTGAGGGCCAATCCAGGCTTTAATTCAGAAATTCCTCTACagggaaaaaactaaaatttcattATCCCTCACTTTCCtaggccccttccctgctttattttttgtttgtttgtttgtttatttattttgagagagagagagagagagagagagagagagagaaagtgcaagtggggaaggagcagagagagagggaaagagagaatcccaagcaagcactgcactgtcagcaaggagccttgttgcagggcttgaactcccaaaccatgagattatgaccgagctgcagtcggacgcttaactgactgagccacccaggcattcctgttttttttagttttttaagttttctttttctatgatttGAGGGGAGGAGTGATAAATTGTTTCCTCTTATGAAGACTACAAAATGTGGAAAAGTTACAATTAAACAACAGGTATGAAATTTCCTTAGTCCCTgcagtgttatttttttcattttatttacttttaattttaaaaataattcattgtggTACAACAAAATGTACCCAGTTTAAGGGAATACCCCCGGTGTCTACTGAGGTGATCTTGACCGACGGGCAGAGTGTGGTAAGTTGGCATCTATGGGACGCTGGGGCAAGTGCTCACCTCTTCAGTCTTTACAGGTAAGGGAGGCAGCAACTTGCCAAGGCCCTATCCCACCTGGTGGCAAGAACACTCCTTACCCCTGTCACCAAGGCCATGAAGCCTCATGTGACCAAGGCCGCGGTTTCATGACACCTGGGTCAGGGACCACACAACCAGGAGGCTGTGAACCGGGTAGGGAGCCTGCCCCTGGTTTCCTTGAGGGTCAGTCAGCAAGTGTGGACTTCAGAGTTAGGCTCCACTATCTACAGCCTGCTCTACAACCGTGAGCGTGTTTCCAAACCTCTTTAAGCCGGTTTTCTtactggactgaaggaaaaatacCTTTGCTGGATGaaggtgaaaattaaatgagacaatccaTCGTGAGGAAGCCATGATGTAGGACTCGCCTTACCACAGCCATAATTACCCAAGTTGTCACCTCATATGCCTGACACCCAGGACTGTCCTCTGGCTGGCACAGTTATACCTTCTCTGGCTCTGAAAGGCTCAAAAGCCAAAAATGGGCAGTTGAGGCTAAAGTGTATTTAATGAAAGGCTCCTGGGATGACTTTCACCTGGTTTCAATATGTGGCATCTCTCTCAGCAGAGGCCGGGTTGCAATTCCTTATGTGTTTTCGGAATAGGGCCCTGGGCAACAAAGGCATACTGTCACAGAGCCATTCCACGGCGCCGGGTCACAGTGGTGGCAATCCAGGCTGAAATACCACTTCAAAGGTGTGCAGATCCATTCCCACTCGTTGTTTCATCTTTCACATCTGAAAACAGTCCAAGGTAGCTACATTTGCCCCTCAATCAGGTCACAGAACAGCAGGAGACATTCCTTTGGCAAAAAAGGACACGCTCTTGTCCTGTATCTTGTACTGGTAAGTGAGGCTCCGATCCCGCTGGGTTGTGGGCTGTGATGGCGTCCTCCAGAGGATCCTCAGCTACAGTGACAAGAAGCAGGATGAGAGAGAAGCAGCCCCCAAGTTACCTGCTCCATTATGAACCCTACCTGCCTCCCCTGTAACCTGCAACTAAGGCCCCTAAGTTGAGATCACAGTCATGTGCCATGCAGCCAGGGGCTGGCTTCTAAAACAAAGCTTATGACCAGCTAACTAAAACTATAGGTTTCCCCTTCATTACAGTAGTGATATTTGCTCACTACAGAAAGtgtgaaatagaaagaaaaagaaaaaaagctcccCAGATACAAACccttaaagtatttttatgtgttctcttttgctcttttcccTAGGCATGGTTTTATATCTGTTGGCTACAATAATTGGGAAAATCGACTCATTAAAATCAGTACATCCAATTCAGAGGCTCAGGAAGGCTAGACGTTTATTCTTATTCTGATGATATCTCAATGCCAGACATGCTAGAATGCTCAGGGGGACTGGCCTCAGAGCCAGGACACAAGCTTCCTGGCAGGACCCTCTCCTCATGCCATGCACATGAACATGACCAACACAGCATTTCTGAGCTTgctcctttgtttcattttctatagCTACCCCTGAATGACTCTGAGCCAAAACTCCCACCCACCTCTAATGTGCCAAGAGTGGTCAACATCAAGTTAACCTGGAAGCCATGACAGCTTTGGGGGATGATTCCAAAAGAGAAGttccaggggcacatgggtggctcattcagttaagcgttgaactctgggtttcggctcaggttatgatcttgcagttcatgggatccagccccacactggggtctgcactgatagcacagagcctatttgggattctctctctctctctccctctgtctctgcccctcccctacttgcacttttctctctctctcaaaataaatacacatttaaaaaaaaaaaaaagttccagaagGCACAGAAGCATGGTAGCCCCTTGGGAGGGGTAGAACCTGACCTTCCTCTAAGGCAGGGCTCTCAGCTTCTGCCTGAGTTCTCAAATATTTCGGTCAGAGGCAAGACTGGGGCAGCAACAACCCCAGCCATGGGCATGGTCCCcccacatttgtattttatttattattattactttttaaaatgtttaatgtttatttattttttagagaaagacagagtgtgagcaggggaggggcagaatctgaagcaggctggaggctctgagctgtcagcacagagcctgacacggggctcgaactcacgaactgagagatcatgacctgaactgatgtcggaagtttaactgactcctccacatttgtattttaaaaggagcagcactggggtgcctgggtggctcagttggttaagtgtctgacttcggctcaggtcatgatttgtggctcatgagtttgagccccacattgggctccatgctaacagtgaggagcctacttgggaatttgctctctctccctctctctctctgcccctcacctgcatagacactctctctcaaaataaacaaacttaaaaaaaataaattaattaaaataaaattaaaaaataaaagcagcagcaCTGACCTGAGTATACAAAGCCTGCTGTGGTCCTGCAGAGGCATTCTGCTATTTGATAGCAGGGCCCCTGCATTCTGTTCCAGAAGGCAATCTGGTCTCCTTTTTAGGAGCTCCACTTTGGTCACAAACGGGACCACCATGGAACACCTGAACAGGTACATGAGGCTAGCACCATCTGGAACAGACTCTAATTTGGGTTCTCACAACTTCCGAGGTTTTCCTTCCGTCCGAAGAAACACCCCAACCAGACAACCCCCAGGGCCTGACACTATCCCACACACAGTCTAGGCTCAGGCCTAGTGAGCCCCTGCGCACCTGCCCATGCACGTCCCTGCAGAAGCCAGTGGGCAGCCCCTCAGCCCGCAGGATCAGGTGGCTCTGGTGGCTAAGGCCGTTCAAAAGGATGTTGTTCTCCTCGTCCTCGGTGTCTCCACTGTCGTGCACCAGGGCTACTATGTTTCCCTGCAACAGAGATGGAAGATGAAAATCGTTCCTCCAGACAGGGTCACCAGGGAGTACTGGGCTTTCAGTGCCTCCACTCCCCTGCATGTCCTCGCCCAGAGCAGCCTCTGGCTGCCACTGCAACCACCCCCTCCGTGGAAGGACCCTTGCTGCGCTCTAGGGTCCTAATTCCAATCACCTGCTGGACAGTCTCACCAGCACATCCAACCTATACTGCCAGCTCAATCCCTCTTAAACCAAGCTCAGCTCAGTCTGTGGTCCTCATTGTTAGCAAAAAGTGCCACCTTTCTGCTAGGCACCAATTCATCCAGTCAGCAGCTCCTGAGTGCACAGCACGTGTCAGACACCACAGTGGGGATAAGAGGGGACCGGTATGGACCCTGGAGACAGAAAGATACTAACAACACAGGACACAAAGCCAGGAGAAAGGGGAGCATGGGGGGCTAGGGGAGCCCAGGGAAGAGGCGTCACGTCTGGCCCGGAGGGGAGGGTGACGTGGTGTGCACACCTGAGCCGAGTCAGAAGAGCAAGTAGGAGTTACCCAACCAGAACCAGAGGGGAAGGCTGACCCACTGAAGGGGATACCTTGAAGAGTAAGTCCTTTCAAAGGGATACCGTCCAGTTAAAAAGGATGAAGCAGATCTGTCTATTCTGGTTTTGGGCAATGGACATCAAAAGACACCGTGtattatgaaatgagaaaaaaggcAGGCTACcagtaatgtgaaaaaaaatgcagaaacacatacacataaaacatGTTCATAATTGAACACACTCTCCAGAATACACACGTTAGGAAAGAGatcattactttttattaaagTACTCTTTatgctatttacttattttgaaaaaaatcttaacatttttattcactttagagagacagagagagacagagtgcaagcaggagaggggcagagagacagggaggacacagaatccgaagcaggctccaggctctgagctgtcagcacagcgcctgatgcggggctcaaacccaagaactgtgagatcatgacccgagccgaagtcggccgcccaaccaactgaaccacccaggtgcccctattttttcttttttaaaccattcCCAAGTTTTGCTTTTTCAGCTAAAAGAGGTTTTTTTAACCAAACGAGGGAGGTAGTGGGCACTTGCACTTAGTAAAGCAGGCTAAGCTGCAGGAGCTGTGCCCGCTTCACTGTCACCGAGCCGTGCCCTCCACGCCCCTTccactctctcctccttccattctttcccCATCACCTGGTTCCCACCCCGTGCCTGTAGCCACACAGTCCCAGGAGCTCCCCTAAACACAGCTGCCAGGTAAGCTCTTGCACATGGGAGGTGCTCAGCGTGCAGTGCTGGGTATATGCACCCTGGTTGACTCCATTGGCTCATCCCAACCGCCCAGCACCCTCGGCTTGACCACACCGTGCTAAGGGCCGCAGGTCCCTCCCAGGGGCGCCATCGCACGCTGAAGAGCTGCCACTGGGGGCCAGACGCTGCATGGGAGTGTTGTAAGCTTCATGTCACTTAACTCTTGCAGCTTGGTTCCTGCGAGGTGGGCACCACAGCCATTCCTATTTTATAGGTGGGTCTACTATCACTATTTAACTATTATGGTAAAATCCCCATTTTTGCCTcataatttgacaataaaagtTACATCCTGTACTTGTACTGCATCTCACAATTTTTAATGCAGTTTATATCTCAACTGATCTTCAAAACACACCCAGAGTGATAATGACTTGTCCCAGGACACAAGGCAATGGGTGGCAGAGTTGGGATGGCCGTGGTACCACACACAACTGGTCCCATTTGAGACAGTACTGGTCTATCTTTTAATTTTgagggctttatttttttagcagtggcaagtaggggagggaaggatggCAGACCAAAAGATTTCTGGGCCTCCCAGGGTAAAGCCAAACccccaaataagcaaaaaagatcACTGCAAGCAAGGGAGGTATGGGCCTGTCTGGGCCTATGGAGATCACAGGCAGGAGCACGGAGAGCAGACGGGTCGGTACCTTTCGTTCCCAGCACACGGTGGCCCTGCAGTAGTGGATGAAGTCCAATACAGCCACCGCACCCATGCCCAGGCTCAGCAGCACACTGAGGTCGTCCACCAGCAGCACTGGGCACCTCCACGCAGCCTCTCCATCATCCACGGGCTTCAGAGCCTCCCGCACAAACTCGTACAGTGGCTGCAGGTTCTCAGCATTGGCCTCCCTGGAACATCAAGCGAGAGTCACCAAAGAGTTCCCTCTGTCTACAAATGTTTATCTGGGACCAAGCAGCACCACGGGaaagggctgggggaggcagagaactGGATCACAGTCCTTGGCACTAAGGGGTTCATGATCTGGTTGGAAAGAAAAGGCATGCGTGCATATACAAGCAAGCTGTACTTCAAATATTCCTTGAGGCCTAGTAGGTACAAAGCACTGTGCTAGAAACTGgggtacacaaaaataaacagccTCCTGGGTCCTTAAGAGACACCATGCAGCCAGCCCCTCAACCCAAGAGCTTAAGGCATTAGAAGATTAATTTGGATTCGGCAGGCAGAAGAGGTCTTTCCAGGAGGTCATAATGGGTGCAAAAAGCTAAATAGCCATTCAGGTGACCTGGTGGTGAGAACCAAGGTCTAAGGGCAGTTTGTGTACCTACTGGATTCCACCTATTTCTAAAGAAGCTGGCCCAGCTACCTCCATCTCTCCAATGACTACCTTGGCAGTCACTTCCCAGCAAGAGAGGCTCAAAAAGCAGCAGAGCACAGGGCCCAGGCACCTGCTCACACTCCAGGTCTGCGGCCCACTAACAGCAAGGACAACAACTTCCCACAACCTGGGGTCAGGTGTCACCAGGCCCATCACTCAGACGAAGGCACCCAGGTTCAGAGATGCTAAAAGCTATGTGAGAGATCACACACACAGGGTCAGGGCACAGGGCCTTCTGACTCCACACTGCCTTCCAGCCACTGCAAAAGGTGGCATCTGAGagagggggcagcagggagagTTCCCATACGGACTCCTCTGTGGTGAAGGAAGAACAGGTGGGGAGTCTGCACAGAGCTATGTTTGTGGCTGACActcataaaagacaaaaagcaggAAAACCAATCTCAAAATAGCAAACCGGGGTCACCAAACTTTTCTTAAAAGGCCAACAGTAATATTTCAGGCTTGTGGGTCAAATGATCTCTGTCTCAACTACTCAACTGTGCTATGGGAGAGAACAGCCAGGGacaatatgcaaacaaatgaatgcagctattccaataaaactttatttacaaaaacaggtagctAGCCATGGCCCATAGTGTGCCGATCCCTGTATCAACCCCAAAACAGAATAAAGGTGTGTGCTAGGGCTCTGAGCAAGGTTAGAAAAACATACCGTTCTGCCATACTCCCAGCAAATAATGCTTTCCGTAGCTTTGGGGTCAGCCATATACCCTCTGGCCCATGGTAAGAGCCAAGAGCTTTCCAATAATGCTGTAACACCAGGGAAATGGCTACCTCTGAAAGCCAGCTCTGTCCCCCAACCCATGCACAGGAGGAATCACCCAGCAAAGCTGGTCTGGGTCCACCTACCAGCCTTCTGGGCTGGGCTGCAGGCTGACTGACCTGAGGAACTGCAAGGGGTGTGGCTCAGCCTGAGCCCGGAAGAAAACATCCACCGAAGACTTAAGACCTTCTAGGAACACAAGCTGCCCGCACTCCCGTGCCACAGTCAGGCTGACACCCTAAACACAACACAGAGGAGAGTGAATTACTGTGCCTTGCAGAGGAACCCCTCACAGAGGCTGGACTCCAGCTCACAAAAAGGTACAGGACACATTCTAAGCCCTGCAAATGTGTACCTGTACACCTTTGTATGGGGCCCACGCCTTCTTTCCACTGCGTGGTCCCAACCCACGATCCCCAAGGTTTTGAGGTGAGCCTCTacatttatcactttttaaaaaactgacatttttgtttatatgctCATTTTTGTGATTACTCAATACTTGGTTCTGATTTGTAGTAGTAttacaaatacacatatttataaaattaagtatatttagaaacaataataatgacaataaaatggTGGGAGAATGACCAAGgtctgaaaaatgctggtgaaGGAGACAGGGACAGATTTTGACTTTGAATTTCACAAACCCTCTTGTTTACACATCAGTGGCACAGGACCTCAGAGTTGCTCTGAGGCTTTCAAATAACATAACTCAGAGATTGGAGTTGCCAGGCTGCCTAGAATACAGGAAGACCGCGTTACCAGCaagttctccttctcttccctctaccTCTGAGGAAGCACTCCCATGAGAGTTAGGACAATACGAGCTCTTGATGCACTAGTTCAGagctcagcaaactttttttgCAAAGGGCGAGACAATCTATGCTGCAATACTCTGTGGAGTCGCACACGATTCATAAACAAATGGCAGTGGCTGCACTCTGTCTAGCCCTCCTCTAGACCAgagcttttttaaaacttattttctagaaaatttttaaagtttacttatttattttgagagagagcatgaacaggggaggggcagaaagagatggagagagagagagagagagagagagagagagagagagagaatcccaagcaggctccacactgtcagcgcaggcctggtgcggggctcaacctcacaaatcatgagatcatgacctgagatgaaaccaagactctgacacttaaccgactgagccaccaggcacctctaGACCAGAACTTCTTAATATGGCTCTTTATAAACTACCCAATTAGGAATCTTTTTCTTATGAAACACCCAGTTAAAATGAAGATCCCTGAGCACCATTCCAAACCTCCAGAATCAGAAGCTTTGCAGGCaaggcccaagaatctgcatttcaacaaaCACCCAAGAACAGACACAATCTAAATCTGCAACTCACTGCTCTCTCTGTGCAGAAATAGGTCACGTGGAACTCTTAAAGATTCCTCATGCCCCTAGACCAGGTCTCAACTGCTCATTTATACCCCAGTGTCCTCCGCTATGCAGCACCATGAGCTCCACAGCCACccctggcagagagaaagactccTGTTCACCTTTGCTCTTGCTCATGACAATTCTACTAATGGCAGTTCAATAATACGCCAAGAGTATGGAGGCTCACACTCATGGACTTCACGTGCCCTGTACCATGTCTGTCATTCCTGCTGTGCTGATGATTCAAAGGCAACAGAAGAAGTAGCCAATCTGGACATGAGAGTACACAGCTTTCTCACCCAGAGACACTGATGTGAGGGCCATAGAAACATGCTTCACAGACCTGGAATGCACGTGTGTTCTTGACATGACTGCTCTCCCTGAGCTCATGCTCTGACCTCTACCACAGGAGGTCTTCCTAATCTGCAAAGGATGGGAAAGAGTCTACCCTCCTCccattctctcatttctttcttcccatcagAGTGACATCAGGCAGTGTAATGGCCCAATAGGAAGACTGGCATTTCAGTAGTCACTGCTAATGGGTGGTCtggttctttccctctctgaggctagcctattaaaaacaaaacaaggggcacctgggtggctcagtcagttaagcgtccaactgttggtttcagctcaggtcatgatctcacagtctgtgggttcaagccctacattgggctctgtgctggcgtgcagagcctgcttgggattctctctctgtccctctctctctgacccccccatgctctctctttctgtctctctctcaaagataaattaattaaataatttttttttttttaataataataggggtgcctgggtggctcagtcggttgagcgtccaacttcggctcaggtcatgatctcacagcttgtgagttcgagccctgcgtcaggctctgtgctgacagctcagagcctggagcctgcttcagattctgtgtctccctctctttctgccccaacccacttgcattctgtctctgtctctctcaaaaataaataaacattaaaaaaaattttttttttaatttttaaataataaataaataaaaacaaaactaacaaacaaaaactactaaGCCCACCTGGTCACTGGTCACAGGTGATGGCCTAGACTAGGCCAGAAGGTTCACCAGACTCTTGGCCATCTTATTCATGCCTGCCTACATCTGACAACATGAAAGGCAGGCCGAGATGAGGTAAGGAGCAGGTCACAAAAGCACCTCTCTCCACCTCTGAGTACTAAGCCGTAGACTTAGGGAGAAACAGTAGGAGGCACTCAACTTGGTGGTAGACCAAGCTGTGGGTCTCCAACCCAGCAGAACTAAGATTAAAGCCCACAGTGAGAAGGAGAAAATCTTAACTGGTCCAGAGTCAGTAGAGCTAGGTTTGATTAATTAACAACTGATTTGGTTCTATAAATTCTAAATGAGTAAAACAGGTAGAGATGCTGCCTTAGCTTTTCAGATAAGGGTTTCAGAACTCCATGATTTCCTCAGTCCCTCCCTTGCTAAGTTCTCTACAACCCAACCAGGGGAGCCCAGCCTTGGCCCCACTCACACCTGCATGACCCACATACTCTGCACCACAGAAGTCTACAATATTTACCAACTTCTGTCCCACGATATTGTAGTGACTGAAGGACTGGATCAGTGCCACAAAGCAGACTTTACAATtagctagaaaacaaaataaacagatttttaataaaGTCTCTATGTATAATCAGTCTCATATACTTTGTACCTCTAGAAAATAAAGCTCTGACTTTATTGGGTCTATAGACCCAAGAGGGCTTGCAACCAGACATCCCCAATTTGATTCTAAGCTGcactttttttcatatataataattatacctATTTCATTGATCCTGAAATGTACTTCTTCAGTTATGTGTATCAATAGGTACCTTGTTTTGTTCTATTGTAAATAaactgtggtttttaaaaagtaatacttttctgtttgtacagaaatacaactttttttttaacaactcactttttaaaaaactggtctTATATCCAAGAAATTATAAGTGGAACACAAAGAAACTCTAGCTACCTTAATGAACATAATTAGTTCTAATATTTTATCTAtagattctcttcctctttcaatCCTGACAATAATAtcatctggaaaagaaaacaactttcaaAGCTGTAAACGATTACAACTAAGAGTGCCAAAGGTGTACCCTCTATTCTGGCCTGGCTCAGTAGGGGCTCACGGAGAATCAGCTAAtaaatgagtcttttttttcatttggctgttttcttcttctaatcCATTTTCATATGTAAACCGCAGTGGCCCCACAGTTTTCCTATGTTCTTTAGGAAGCATCTACTTCCAGGGCAACATGTCAATGGGTCCAGAGCCCAAAGACTTCAAGATACACAAggactggggggcgcctgggtggctcagtcggttgagcatctgacttctgctcaggtcatgatctcacagctcatgggttcgaaccctgcttcaggctctgtgctgacagctcggagcctggagcctgctttggattctgtgtctccctctctctgcccctcccctgctcatgctctgtctctctctttcaaaaataaatcaaaatgtttaaaaaaaaaaagagagagatacataAAGACTGAGGAGCAACTAAATCAGGAGGCCACACGAGGATCTCAGTGAGACCATGCCTGCACACTGGGTGGAGAAGGGAAGATAGGAGCACATACCACCCTTTGGCAGGGATGAGCAGGGAACAAGATGGTCAAGTAACCTGTTACCTAATAAACAGCCATCTGGCTACCCAAACACCTAAGACCTAGTTAGTTAATACCATTCCCATTGCTTTTAGCCTTAGGTTTCTTTTTCTATAGCACCAATGAGTCGTATACCTTTGAGGTAGAAGGAGAGAAAGTGATGCACAAGGAAGCTGCCATCTGTGTTGGCATCACAGAGTAGAGTCAGTTTCCCCTACGAGTTAAGAGGAACACAAAAAGGTGAATTAGACTCCCTGGAAAGAGGTcagtacatacacacacacacacacacacacacacacacacacacatacacacactaccagaaagaagaaagtaagtcaaaactatgaaaaaaacaaaagttagagTGATTGTTATTAAAGTCACTCATTACGGACAAGCGTATCTCAGCTTCCACTTTCCCAaggcaaagagagaataaaaaccCTTCTCTTCCTCATTCACCTTGGTAACTGAGGGACCGATCTTGGAAGAACTAGAGGTTTTACCATTAGAATCCAACAAAAATCACAGCCTGCTAAGACTGGAATGGAGCTCCAAAAAAGTAGTATGATCCaacttccttcctatttttttttttaagtttatttatttttgagagagaaagagggagcatgagcgggggaggggcagagagagagaaagaatcccaagcaggctttgagttatcagcactgagcccaagaggggcttgaactcactactggtaagatggtgacctgacccaaaatcaagagtggcaggcttacccaaatgagccacctaggcgcctcccTATTTTTAATTCCGATACCAAATCTGTACAatagggtgggagagagggaagagtagTTGTTGACAGAGAATTCCAATAACAAAATTCTCATCCCAATGGCCCTAGACACTGCTTCAGGAAAAGCTCTGATCATGGAGAGTTCTGGAAAGACCTCTAAAGATGGTCTCCACAGTGGCTGACTGCCTTGCTGCAGCCACCTCTAGTTCCTTTTCAGTGATAGGGAAGGTCGCAATCAAATGGTATCAGACACGACACTTCTGTACtgttgtgacttttttttcacttataaaatatgaaagatcGCACCATCAGACCTTGAGGGTTACCTCCAGGGCTGTCGTTTCCTGGTGCCCACTTTGATCTTCCATTCCTTCACTCTGGCCTTGGGCTGAGCACTTTGGAGGTGCCAGCAGTAATTAGCAAGGTCACCAGAAACATCTTCAGGCTTGAGCAACTGAAATCCACAAGGGTCTACTTAAAACTATAATTTGCCTGAcacggcggggcggggggggggggggggggggggtcataaaAAGGCctgattgaggggcgcctgagtggttcagtcggttaagcatccaacttcagctcagatcatgatctccccatctgtgagttggagccctgaatCGGCTTtattctgacagctcagagcctggagcctgcttggaattctttgtctgtctgtctgtctctctctctctctgcccatcccctgctcgcactctggctctctctctaaaataaataacattttaaattttttcataaataagcaagcaagcaagcctgATCGATACGATGTCTTGGCTGCCTGGAGTTTACCATTTCCTTAGGAAGACAATGGTTATAAAATGAACCAGGTAAATTCCTGAAAGAAATAACCCctgggttaaaataaaaaatttcggGATGCCCCAAAGTacggaaagaaggaaagagtggcGAGGCTGCTATGCCCCAGGCAGACTTGATACAAGCCAACGCTGGCTGAAGGCAGTTTGGAACAGCACTATTAAAGACCAAGAGGAGGATGAGGAAAAGCAGGAGGAGCAGCGTTCACTGCGGAGTActgaggggccagagagagaccgAGGACGATTAAGAAGCTGGTCTCAAGTGAAGGGTGGAGAATCAAACTCTCAGGCAACCTCCTCTAGACGCcgggccccccaccccagtg
The Panthera uncia isolate 11264 chromosome A2, Puncia_PCG_1.0, whole genome shotgun sequence genome window above contains:
- the ELP6 gene encoding elongator complex protein 6, encoding MFPELNNLLNTTPDRAEQGKLTLLCDANTDGSFLVHHFLSFYLKANCKVCFVALIQSFSHYNIVGQKLGVSLTVARECGQLVFLEGLKSSVDVFFRAQAEPHPLQFLREANAENLQPLYEFVREALKPVDDGEAAWRCPVLLVDDLSVLLSLGMGAVAVLDFIHYCRATVCWERKGNIVALVHDSGDTEDEENNILLNGLSHQSHLILRAEGLPTGFCRDVHGQLRILWRTPSQPTTQRDRSLTYQYKIQDKSVSFFAKGMSPAVL